The following proteins are co-located in the Macadamia integrifolia cultivar HAES 741 chromosome 3, SCU_Mint_v3, whole genome shotgun sequence genome:
- the LOC122072575 gene encoding uncharacterized protein LOC122072575, protein MPNFFFLSFCLLFTLLVPIHSHSHSHSDSLSHLLLPSETTVDLCAETSQPSTCPVNCFRTNPVCGVDGITYWCGCADAMCAGTRVAKLGFCEVGNGGSGPVSGQALLLVHIVWLIVLGFTVLLGFF, encoded by the coding sequence ATGCCtaacttttttttcctctccttttgCCTCCTCTTCACCCTCCTCGTTCCCAtccattcccattcccattcccattccGATTCATTGTCACATCTTCTCTTACCTTCTGAAACCACCGTTGATCTCTGCGCCGAAACGTCCCAGCCCTCCACCTGCCCTGTCAATTGCTTTCGAACAAATCCCGTCTGTGGCGTCGATGGAATCACCTATTGGTGTGGCTGCGCTGATGCTATGTGCGCTGGTACCCGTGTCGCGAAATTAGGGTTTTGCGAGGTAGGGAATGGCGGTAGCGGTCCCGTCTCTGGACAGGCTCTACTTTTGGTTCACATTGTGTGGCTCATCGTTCTAGGGTTTACGGTTCTGCTTGGCTTTTTCTGA